GCAGGAGAACTGCTTCGTCAACGTGCTGCGCGACGCCATGGCCGTGGACAAGCTGGATGAATGCGGCGTGTACTTCGGGACCACGGGCGGTCAGGTCTACATGTCTCCCGACGCCGGCGACAACTGGACACCGATCGTGCGCGACCTTCCGGCCGTGCTCTCGGTCGAGGTGCAGACCCTGCCATGACGGTGCGCGTGATGCTTCCGGCGCATCTGCGCGTACTGGCGCGTGTACAGGGCGAGGTCAAGGTGGAGGTCGATGGCGCGGTGACGCAGCGCACCGTGCTCAACGCACTGGAAGCGGCCTACCCAATGCTCAGCGGCACGATCCGCGATCACACAACGCAGCAACGACGCGCATTCATGCGATTGTTTGCGTGCGAAAGCGATCTATCGCACGAATCGCCGGACACGCTATTGCCTCTTGAAGTCGCTGAGGGCAAGGAGCCGCTGCTGGTGATTGGCGCGATCGCCGGAGGGTAAACCCCGTTGTGCCGCTACTTCACGCCCTTCGATGGGTCCCACGATCCCTGCTCCTTGCGGACGAAGACAATCTGGCCGATGTGATAGGCGTTGTGTGCTCCGACATGCGCAATGAGGCTGGCTTTTTGTGCTACGGTCGCGTCGTCGGCTGCTTCGACGGCCTTCTCCCACTCCGCCATGACCTGATCGAATTGCTTGACGAGGTCGTTCCACTGCTCGGGGGTGAAGTTGTTGAACGTCTCGTCGTTGTTGCCATTGAATTGCGCCGGCTTCTCGCCCTTGAACTGCATCAGTGCGCGCTTGTTCCAGTAGACGAGATGGTAGGTGAGCTGGCCGACGGAGTGATTGCCTTTGCCATCGGTCCAGCGCGCCTGCTCGGCGGTGAGACCGGCGATGGCGGTGTTGCCGGAGGCGAACCACTCCTGGGCGTTATGGGTGGAGCGGAGCTGCTCCAGCAAAACGCCTTTCAGGGTCGTGGGTGGCTTGGGCTGCGGCGTCTGCGCGGCGAGTATGCCGGGGAGCGTGGCGAACAAGAGTGCAAAAGCTAGCTTTCTCATGCGATTTCTGACCTCCTCGAAGAGAGTTTCAAAGTCCGTGTGACAGTTTAGAGAGGCGCGGTGGTCTGTGTAGCGCAGGTCACTGCTTTTCAGGCGGGATTGTGACGAGCGGCGGAGGTATACAGATGGACACCGAATTTCCTCCTCGCTCCAGATGGAAAATGCGCCGCGACAGTGCCATGCTTGGCAGATGAACCGTCGCGCCTGGCATCTCACCTTCCCCTTCCTATTGTTGGTGCTCCTCATCGCGGGACTCTCGCGTAGCAGCTTTGCCCAGAACAATCCGGGTTGGACGGAGCCGTTTCCTCCGCACCGCATCGTCGGCAACCTGTACTACGTCGGCAGCAAAGAGCTGGCGTCGTATCTGATCGTGACGAAGGAGGGGAACATCCTGATCAATTCGAGCCTTGAGAGCTCGGTGCCGCTGATCAAAAAGAGTATCGAGCAACTGGGCTTCAAATTCAGCGATACGAGGGTGCTGCTTATCAGCCATGCCCACTTCGATCACGATGCCGGCAGCGCGACCATCAAAGAGCTAACAGGCGCTAAATATCTGGTAATGGATGCCGACGTTCCCGTGGTGGAGGACGGAGGCAAAAGTGACTTCTTCTACGGCAAACAACCGAGCAACTGGTACAAACCGGCGAAGGTCGATCGCGTGCTCCACGATGGGGACATCGTGACACTGGGAGATGCAACGCTGGTAGCCCGGAAGACTCCCGGACACACCAGGGGATGCACGACCTGGACCATGACGATCAACGACGGCGGCCACCCCTTCGATGTGGTGATCGTCGGCAGCCCAAACGTCAATACCGGCTACAAGCTGGTGAATAATGCGGAGTATCCGCAGATTGCTACCGACTTCGCACGCACCTTCGACATCCTCAAGTCATTGCATTGCGATATCTTCCTGGGCGCTCATGGAGCGTACTACGGGCTGGAAGAAAAATACGCTCGCATGAAGCGGGGTGCACCAGCTGCCTTCTTCGACCCTGAAGGGTACAAGCGCTATGTGATTGATCGTGAAGGGGCTTTCAAAGCAGAACTGGCCCGGCAGCAGAAGGGACAGGCGCACTGAGCTGACGCGCGAAATTTTTCAAACC
The genomic region above belongs to Acidobacteriota bacterium and contains:
- the bla gene encoding subclass B3 metallo-beta-lactamase: MNRRAWHLTFPFLLLVLLIAGLSRSSFAQNNPGWTEPFPPHRIVGNLYYVGSKELASYLIVTKEGNILINSSLESSVPLIKKSIEQLGFKFSDTRVLLISHAHFDHDAGSATIKELTGAKYLVMDADVPVVEDGGKSDFFYGKQPSNWYKPAKVDRVLHDGDIVTLGDATLVARKTPGHTRGCTTWTMTINDGGHPFDVVIVGSPNVNTGYKLVNNAEYPQIATDFARTFDILKSLHCDIFLGAHGAYYGLEEKYARMKRGAPAAFFDPEGYKRYVIDREGAFKAELARQQKGQAH
- a CDS encoding MoaD/ThiS family protein, translating into MTVRVMLPAHLRVLARVQGEVKVEVDGAVTQRTVLNALEAAYPMLSGTIRDHTTQQRRAFMRLFACESDLSHESPDTLLPLEVAEGKEPLLVIGAIAGG
- a CDS encoding DinB family protein, whose product is MRKLAFALLFATLPGILAAQTPQPKPPTTLKGVLLEQLRSTHNAQEWFASGNTAIAGLTAEQARWTDGKGNHSVGQLTYHLVYWNKRALMQFKGEKPAQFNGNNDETFNNFTPEQWNDLVKQFDQVMAEWEKAVEAADDATVAQKASLIAHVGAHNAYHIGQIVFVRKEQGSWDPSKGVK